One Brassica napus cultivar Da-Ae chromosome C4, Da-Ae, whole genome shotgun sequence genomic region harbors:
- the LOC106366294 gene encoding uncharacterized protein LOC106366294 yields the protein MSVPSAESGGDVYLWRNQSGGFGPSFSARVTWERIRMPSPLVPWQSVVWFKEELPRCSFIIWTAYLGRLPTRDRLISWGLYVPTDCVLCSAADESNSHLFFEFVFAAATWSRFCGRYMASPPASLAAVLESCQHLQGPHADRAVIVMKLLNQVIIYSLWRERNAHIFKGVTLTQEAFFHVVDRAMHDRLLSLSHPTAAVVAPSLLELYFWFISPYN from the coding sequence ATGTCGGTCCCGTCTGCTGAAAGTGGTGGTGATGTTTATTTGTGGCGTAATCAATCTGGCGGCTTTGGTCCGTCTTTCTCTGCTCGTGTTACTTGGGAGAGGATCCGTATGCCTAGCCCTTTAGTTCCCTGGCAGTCCGTCGTGTGGTTCAAAGAGGAGCTCCCTCGTTGTTCCTTTATAATTTGGACTGCCTATCTTGGAAGATTACCTACGAGGGACCGCTTGATCTCATGGGGGCTATATGTTCCAACAGATTGTGTCCTATGCTCTGCAGCTGATGAGTCTAATAGCCATCTTTTCTTTGAGTTTGTTTTTGCGGCTGCTACTTGGTCTCGTTTTTGTGGCAGGTACATGGCGTCTCCCCCGGCTTCGTTAGCTGCAGTCCTTGAATCGTGCCAACATCTTCAAGGCCCCCATGCTGATCGTGCTGTAATAGTCATGAAGCTTCTGAATCAAGTCATCATCTACTCCCTCTGGCGTGAACGGAATGCCCACATCTTCAAAGGCGTAACACTGACCCAGGAGGCGTTCTTCCATGTCGTCGATCGAGCCATGCATGATAGACTTCTGTCTTTGTCTCACCCAACGGCTGCTGTTGTTGCTCCCTCTCTTCTTGAGTTGTACTTTTGGTTTATATCCCCTTATAATTAA
- the LOC106394086 gene encoding putative clathrin assembly protein At2g25430, whose product MAPSIRKAIGAVKDQTSIGIAKVASNTAPDLEVAIVKATSHDDDPASEKYIREILNLTSLSRGYILACVTSVSRRLGKTRDWVVALKALMLVHRLLNEGDPLFQEEILHSTRRGTRMLNMSDFRDEAHSSSWDHSAFVRTYAFYLDQRLELALFERKSGVGGGSSSYHSNGDDRYSRGRDDFRSPPPRSYDYDNGSGGGYSGGYGGVPKRSRSYGDMNEMGGGGRDEKKAVTPLREMTPERIFGKMGHLQRLLDRFLTLRPTGLAKNSRMILIALYPVVRESFKLYADICEVLAVLLDKFFDMEYTDCVKAFDAYASAAKQIDELIAFYNWCKETGVARSSEYPEVQRITSKLLETLEEFVRDRAKRGKSPERKEIEAPPPPPVAEEEEAEPDMNEIKALPPPENYTPPPQPEPEPEKPQYTEDLVNLREDGVTGDDQGNKFALALFAGPPGSNGKWEAFPSDGVTSAWQNPAAEPGKADWELALVETASNLEKQTAALGGGFDSLLLNGMYDQGAVRQHVSTSQLTGGSASSVALPLPGKTNTQVLALPAPDGTVEKVNQDPFAASLTIPPPSYVQMAEMEKKQYLLSQEQQLWQQYQREGMRGQASLAKMNNTGPVPGGMPYGMPPVNGMGPPPPTGYYYNNPY is encoded by the coding sequence ATGGCGCCGAGCATCCGAAAAGCGATCGGGGCGGTTAAGGATCAAACGAGCATCGGGATCGCGAAAGTCGCGAGCAACACGGCCCCAGATCTGGAAGTAGCCATCGTGAAAGCCACGAGCCACGACGACGACCCCGCGAGCGAGAAGTACATCCGCGAGATCCTCAACCTCACCTCCCTCTCCCGCGGATACATCCTCGCCTGCGTCACCTCCGTCTCGCGTCGCCTCGGGAAGACGCGCGACTGGGTGGTCGCCCTCAAGGCCCTGATGCTCGTCCACCGCCTCCTCAACGAAGGAGACCCTCTCTTCCAAGAGGAGATCCTCCACTCGACGAGGCGTGGCACGAGGATGCTCAACATGTCCGATTTTCGCGACGAGGCGCACTCGAGCTCGTGGGATCACTCCGCTTTCGTTAGGACTTACGCTTTTTATCTGGATCAGAGGCTCGAGTTAGCTTTGTTTGAGAGGAAGAGTGGTGTTGGTGGGGGGAGTAGTAGCTATCATAGCAATGGTGATGACCGTTACAGTAGAGGGAGAGATGATTTTCGATCTCCCCCTCCCAGATCTTATGACTATGACAACGGTAGTGGTGGTGGTTACAGTGGTGGTTATGGTGGTGTGCCTAAGAGATCTCGGTCTTACGGAGATATGAATGAGATGGGAGGAGgagggagagatgagaagaaagCTGTGACACCTCTTCGAGAAATGACGCCGGAGAGGATATTCGGGAAAATGGGGCATTTACAGAGGCTGCTTGACCGGTTCTTGACATTGAGACCAACCGGTTTAGCTAAGAACAGTAGGATGATACTTATCGCGTTGTACCCCGTCGTGAGGGAGAGTTTTAAGCTCTACGCTGACATCTGCGAGGTGTTAGCTGTTTTGCTCGATAAGTTTTTCGATATGGAGTATACCGATTGCGTCAAGGCCTTTGATGCTTACGCGAGCGCGGCGAAACAGATTGATGAGCTTATCGCGTTTTATAATTGGTGTAAGGAGACAGGCGTGGCGAGATCGTCTGAGTACCCGGAGGTTCAGAGGATTACTAGTAAGTTGTTGGAGACGTTGGAGGAGTTTGTTAGAGATAGGGCGAAGAGAGGGAAGAGTCCTGAGAGGAAAGAGATCgaagctcctcctcctccgccggtGGCGGAAGAAGAGGAGGCTGAGCCTGATATGAACGAGATCAAAGCGCTTCCTCCTCCGGAGAACTACACTCCTCCTCCTCAGCCTGAGCCTGAGCCGGAAAAACCGCAGTACACGGAGGATTTGGTTAACTTGAGGGAAGATGGAGTCACTGGTGATGACCAAGGGAACAAGTTTGCGCTCGCGCTATTCGCCGGTCCGCCGGGAAGTAACGGGAAGTGGGAAGCTTTCCCGTCGGATGGAGTGACCTCCGCGTGGCAGAATCCTGCTGCGGAGCCAGGGAAAGCGGATTGGGAATTGGCGTTGGTGGAAACAGCTAGCAACTTGGAGAAACAGACAGCCGCGTTAGGCGGCGGGTTTGATTCTCTGCTGCTGAACGGCATGTACGATCAAGGAGCGGTTAGGCAACATGTGAGCACCTCGCAGTTAACTGGTGGCAGCGCGAGCAGCGTAGCTTTACCTTTACCGGGTAAAACCAACACTCAAGTATTGGCCTTACCTGCACCAGATGGAACCGTTGAGAAAGTGAACCAAGACCCGTTCGCGGCTTCGCTAACCATCCCACCGCCTTCGTACGTGCAAATGGCCGAGATGGAGAAGAAGCAGTATCTGCTGAGCCAAGAGCAGCAGCTATGGCAGCAATACCAGCGTGAAGGAATGAGAGGTCAAGCTAGTTTGGCGAAGATGAACAACACTGGTCCAGTTCCAGGTGGAATGCCTTACGGAATGCCACCTGTCAATGGGATGGGACCGCCACCACCGACGGGGTATTACTACAACAATCCTTACTGA
- the LOC111205074 gene encoding uncharacterized protein LOC111205074, with amino-acid sequence MANIEKLQFPALKITGENYVGWVTNVKPYLVMKKITETIVIGNKSPPEHIAEAIIFLKKHLDESLTHDYANVEDPAELWQTLKERFDNQRQINLPHALEEWKNLRFQDFQKVEDYNSAVLRIVALLKYCGNSVSEAEMMNKTYITFHKQLHFLPEIYRKCGYKRFSELMVALMLAEKNNELLIKNHNSRPTGAKAFPEVNATAIEN; translated from the coding sequence atggcaaacatcgagaaactccagttcccggcccTGAAAATAACTGGCGAAAATTACGTCGGGTGGGTCACAAACGTGAAACCATATCTGGTGAtgaaaaagataaccgaaacaATTGTAATCGGTAACAAATCACCACCCGAacatatagccgaagcgataatcttcctgaagaagcatttagatgaaaGTCTAACGCACGACTATGCAAACGTCGAGGACCCAGCTGAACTGTGGCaaactttaaaagaaaggtTCGATAACCAGAGACAAATCAACCTTCCTCACGCtctagaagagtggaaaaatctgaggttccaagaTTTTCAAAAGGTTGAGGATTACAATTCCGCTGTCCTGCGGATAGTTGCACTCCTGAAGTATTGTGGTAATTCTGTCTCTGAGGcagaaatgatgaataaaacataCATCACTTTCCACAAACAGCTTCACTTTTTACccgaaatttacagaaaatgcgggtacaagagattttctgaattgatggttgcgctcatgttagctgaaaagaacaatgagctcttaatcaaaaaccacaattcccggcctacgggagccaaagcattccctgaagtgaatgctacggcgatAGAAAATTAG